One region of Trichosurus vulpecula isolate mTriVul1 chromosome 1, mTriVul1.pri, whole genome shotgun sequence genomic DNA includes:
- the LOC118833481 gene encoding zinc finger protein 883-like, with amino-acid sequence MVGPVHPAARAPQESVTFKDVAVDFSWEEWGHLAPSQKELYREVMLENYRNLVCLVGLAVSKPDVIFQLEQEVPWMPEGEGPRFRCADRMTRPETPKLGISMDLSSLERLPREGTCASKLGESYDCNAGLKRKQNNEEKHFQQVKIIQRNSLNTVRDNECNVCGRRFCLAQVHSPYQGEQIGRSLYKYDTDKKSYSLNLDLSRSSEINAKKILSRYNECENFFSHDSNFTEYQGNCTRGKLCEYDECGKAICPNSYIPSYHRIPSGEEQNKYDDCGETFSQGPQLIEHQVMPPGEKAYECNECGKTFRYSSSLSSHHRIHTGEKPYECNECGKTFRHCSSLTFHLRIHTGEKPYECNECGKAFGQSIQLLGHQRIHTGEKPYECNECGKTFKHSSSLTYHHRIHTGEKSHECNECGKAFRESSKLTRHQRIHTGEKPYECNECGKAFKHSSSLTYHHRIHTGEKSHECNECGKAFRESSKLTRHQRIHTGEKPYECNECGKAFKHSSSLTYHHRIHTGEKSHECNECGKAFRESSKLTRHQRIHTGEKPYECNECGKAFSRRTQLTRHRRIHTGDKPYECKQCGKAFCQKTQLTKHQRIHTGEKPYECRECGKAFRQRSHLTCHQKLHIGVKLHEYNENQKDFSHTPC; translated from the exons ATGGTGGGGCCCGTGCACCCTGCAGCCCGGGCCCCCCAG GAATCAGTaacattcaaggatgtggctgtggactttTCCTGGGAGGAATGGGGGCACCTGGCCCCTTCTCAGAAGGAGTTGTACCGAGAGGTGATGCTAGAGAACTATAGAAACCTGGTCTGCCTGG TAGGACTTGCTGTCTCCAAACCAGATGTGATCTTCCAGTTGGAGCAAGAAGTACCTTGGATGCCAGAGGGAGAAGGCCCAAGATTCAGGTGTGCAG accGGATGACTAGGCCTGAAACTCCAAAGCTGGGCATTTCTATGGATTTGTCATCCCTGGAAAGACTCCCAAGAGAAGGCACCTGTGCCTCCAAGTTGGGAGAATCTTATGACTGTAATGCTGGgttaaagaggaaacagaataatgAAGAGAAGCATTTTCAGCAAGTAAAAATCATCCAGAGGAACTCTTTGAATACAGTGAGGGACAATGAATGTAATGTATGTGGCAGAAGGTTCTGTCTAGCACAAGTCCATTCTCCATACCAGGGAGAACAAATAGGAAGGAGTCTCTACAAGTATGATACAGACAAAAAGAGCTACTCACTCAATTTAGACCTAAGTAGAAGCAGTGAAATCAACGCAAAGAAGATACTTTCCAGGTATAATGAATGTGAAAATTTCTTCAGCCATGATTCCAACTTTACTGAATATCAAGGAAATTGTACTAGAGGGAAACTTTGTGAATatgatgaatgtgggaaagccatATGCCCTAACTCATACATTCCTTCATATCATAGGATTCCTTCTGGAGaggaacaaaataaatatgatgatTGTGGGGAGACCTTCTCCCAGGGCCCACAACTTATTGAACATCAGGTAATGCCTCCTGGGGAAaaagcatatgaatgtaatgaatgtgggaagacctttAGGTAcagttcttccctttcttctcatcACAGGattcatactggggagaaaccctatgaatgtaatgaatgtggaaagacctTCAGACACTGCTCATCCCTCACTTTCCACCTcaggattcatactggagaaaaaccttatgaatgtaatgaatgtggaaaggcctttggCCAAAGCATACAACTTCTCggacatcaaagaattcatactggagagaaaccttatgaatgtaatgaatgtgggaaaaccttcaAACACAGTTCTTCTCTTACTTACCATCAccgaattcatactggagagaaatcacatgaatgtaatgaatgtggaaaggcctttcgggagagttcaaaactgacccgacatcaaagaattcacactggagagaaaccttatgaatgtaatgaatgtgggaaagccttcaaaCACAGTTCTTCTCTTACTTACCATCAccgaattcatactggagagaaatcacatgaatgtaatgaatgtggaaaggcctttcgggagagttcaaaactgacccgacatcaaagaattcacactggagagaaaccttatgaatgtaatgaatgtgggaaagccttcaaaCACAGTTCTTCTCTTACTTACCATCAccgaattcatactggagagaaatcaC atgaatgtaatgaatgtggaaaggcctttcgggagagttcaaaactgacccgacatcaaagaattcacactggagagaaaccttatgaatgtaatgaatgtgggaaagcctttagcaGGAGAACACAACTTACTCGACATcggagaattcatactggagacaaaccttatgaatgtaaacaGTGCGGGAAAGCCTTTTGTCAGAAGACCCAGCTTACCAAACATCAAcgaattcatacaggagagaagCCATATGAGTGtcgtgaatgtggaaaggcctttcgCCAAAGGTCACATCTCACTTGCCATCAGAAACTTCATATTGGAGTAAAGCttcatgaatataatgaaaatcAAAAGGATTTTAGTCATACACCTTGCTGA